The uncultured Fibrobacter sp. genome has a segment encoding these proteins:
- a CDS encoding TM2 domain-containing protein yields MPAQGEHNKWIALALCILLGYLGLHRFYEGKIWTGILWLCTGGLCGVGVVVDAILIVLKPEHY; encoded by the coding sequence ATGCCCGCCCAAGGAGAACACAACAAATGGATAGCGCTTGCGCTTTGCATTTTGCTAGGATATCTCGGCCTGCACCGTTTTTACGAAGGTAAAATCTGGACAGGAATCCTTTGGCTATGCACCGGCGGACTCTGCGGAGTAGGAGTCGTTGTCGACGCCATTTTAATCGTCTTGAAACCGGAACATTACTAG